Proteins encoded together in one Manis pentadactyla isolate mManPen7 chromosome 6, mManPen7.hap1, whole genome shotgun sequence window:
- the CFLAR gene encoding CASP8 and FADD-like apoptosis regulator isoform X3, translating to MKSAASQLSVDCPGRSLLESLGMTLYRMSAEVIHQVEEALDEDEKEMLLFLCRDVTADVAPLNVRDLLDILRERGVLSAIGLAELLYRVRRFDLLKRILKTDKTAVEAHLLKHPRLVSDYRVLMMEIGEDLDKSDVSSLIFLMRDYMGRGKIAKDKSFLDLVIELEKLSLVAPDQLDLLEKCLKNIHRIDLKTKIQKYKQSVQGAGTSYTSAFEASFPKLSLKDPSYNFRLQRRTVI from the exons ATGAAGTCAGCAGCCTCACAGCTTTCTGTTGACTGTCCTGGACGCTCGCTACTAGAGTCCCTTGGAATGACACTGTACAGAATGTCTGCTGAGGTTATTCATCAGGTCGAAGAGGCACTTGATGAAGATGAGAAGGAGATGCTTCTTTTTTTGTGCCGGGACGTTACTGCAGACGTGGCTCCACTGAACGTCAGGGACCTTCTGGATATTTTAAGGGAAAGAGGAGTGCTGTCTGCCATAGGCTTGGCTGAGCTGCTGTACAGAGTGAGGCGATTTGACTTGCTCAAGCGAATTTTGAAGACAGacaaaacagcagtggaggccCACCTGCTCAAGCACCCTCGCCTTGTTTCAGACTATAG GGTGCTGATGATGGAGATTGGTGAGGATTTGGATAAATCTGATGTGTCCTCATTAATTTTCCTCATGAGGGATTATATGGGCCGAGGCAAGATAGCCAAGGATAAG AGTTTCTTGGATCTTGTGATTGAATTAGAGAAACTAAGTCTGGTTGCTCCGGATCAATTGGATTTATTAGAAAAATGCCTAAAGAACATCCACAGAATAGACCTGAAGACAAAAATCCAGAAATACAAGCAGTCTG TTCAAGGAGCAGGAACAAGTTATACAAGTGCTTTTGAGGCATCTTTCCCAAAGTTGAGTCTTAAGGATCCTTCATATAACTTCAGG CTTCAGAGGAGAACTGTCATTTGA
- the CFLAR gene encoding CASP8 and FADD-like apoptosis regulator isoform X1 yields the protein MKSAASQLSVDCPGRSLLESLGMTLYRMSAEVIHQVEEALDEDEKEMLLFLCRDVTADVAPLNVRDLLDILRERGVLSAIGLAELLYRVRRFDLLKRILKTDKTAVEAHLLKHPRLVSDYRVLMMEIGEDLDKSDVSSLIFLMRDYMGRGKIAKDKSFLDLVIELEKLSLVAPDQLDLLEKCLKNIHRIDLKTKIQKYKQSVQGAGTSYTSAFEASFPKLSLKDPSYNFRLQNGRNKEQRLIVENLDIQRKPVKTSIQESGACLPQHVPEERYRMESKPLGICLIIDCIGNDTGALQDTFTSLDYEVKYFLYPSMNSIIHVLHQIVCMPQHRDCDSFVCVLVSRGDSQSMFGVDQTHAGFPLDQIRRMFMGDACPSLLGKPKLFFIQNYVVAEDQLEDLLEVDGPAANGVEPKARQPGPCTIHREADFLWSLCKADVSLLERPASSPSLYLQCLSQKLGKERRRPLLELHTELNNSMYDWNSRVSAKERCRPSVAVFVPVTLSGLVVFAVFSCYLWFWEEVCASPLIPSFSGVCIFDEIF from the exons ATGAAGTCAGCAGCCTCACAGCTTTCTGTTGACTGTCCTGGACGCTCGCTACTAGAGTCCCTTGGAATGACACTGTACAGAATGTCTGCTGAGGTTATTCATCAGGTCGAAGAGGCACTTGATGAAGATGAGAAGGAGATGCTTCTTTTTTTGTGCCGGGACGTTACTGCAGACGTGGCTCCACTGAACGTCAGGGACCTTCTGGATATTTTAAGGGAAAGAGGAGTGCTGTCTGCCATAGGCTTGGCTGAGCTGCTGTACAGAGTGAGGCGATTTGACTTGCTCAAGCGAATTTTGAAGACAGacaaaacagcagtggaggccCACCTGCTCAAGCACCCTCGCCTTGTTTCAGACTATAG GGTGCTGATGATGGAGATTGGTGAGGATTTGGATAAATCTGATGTGTCCTCATTAATTTTCCTCATGAGGGATTATATGGGCCGAGGCAAGATAGCCAAGGATAAG AGTTTCTTGGATCTTGTGATTGAATTAGAGAAACTAAGTCTGGTTGCTCCGGATCAATTGGATTTATTAGAAAAATGCCTAAAGAACATCCACAGAATAGACCTGAAGACAAAAATCCAGAAATACAAGCAGTCTG TTCAAGGAGCAGGAACAAGTTATACAAGTGCTTTTGAGGCATCTTTCCCAAAGTTGAGTCTTAAGGATCCTTCATATAACTTCAGG CTCcagaatgggagaaataaagaacaaaGACTCATTGTGGAAAACCTTGACATACAAA GAAAGCCAGTGAAGACATCCATTCAGGAATCAGGAGCGTGTTTGCCTCAG CATGTACCGGAAGAGAGATATAGGATGGAGAGCAAGCCCCTGGGTATCTGCCTGATCATTGATTGCATTGGCAATGACACAG GGGCTCTTCAGGACACTTTCACTTCCCTGGACTATGAAGTCAAGTACTTCTTGTATCCAAGTATGAACAGTATAATCCACGTTCTTCACCAAATTGTCTGTATGCCCCAACACCGAGACTGTGACAGCTTTGTGTGTGTCCTGGTGAGCCGAGGGGACTCCCAAAGTATGTTTGGCGTGGATCAGACTCACGCAGGTTTCCCTTTGGATCAGATCAGGAGGATGTTCATGGGAGATGCATGCCCTTCTCTCTTGGGGAAGCCAAAGCTCTTTTTTATTCAGAACTATGTGGTGGCAGAGGACCAGCTGGAGGACCTCCTGGAGGTAGATGGACCAGCAGCAAATGGTGTGGAGCCCAAGGCCAGGCAGCCAGGACCCTGCACAATTCACCGAGAAGCTGACTTCCTCTGGAGCCTGTGCAAAGCAGACGTGTCCCTGTTGGAGCGGCCGGCCAGCTCACCATCACTGTACCTGCAGTGCCTCTCCCAGAAATTGGGGAAAGAAAG AAGACGCCCACTCCTAGAACTCCACACTGAACTCAACAACAGCATGTATGATTGGAACAGCAGAGTGTCTGCTAAGGAGAG
- the CFLAR gene encoding CASP8 and FADD-like apoptosis regulator isoform X2: MKSAASQLSVDCPGRSLLESLGMTLYRMSAEVIHQVEEALDEDEKEMLLFLCRDVTADVAPLNVRDLLDILRERGVLSAIGLAELLYRVRRFDLLKRILKTDKTAVEAHLLKHPRLVSDYRVLMMEIGEDLDKSDVSSLIFLMRDYMGRGKIAKDKSFLDLVIELEKLSLVAPDQLDLLEKCLKNIHRIDLKTKIQKYKQSVQGAGTSYTSAFEASFPKLSLKDPSYNFRDSFRGELSFES; the protein is encoded by the exons ATGAAGTCAGCAGCCTCACAGCTTTCTGTTGACTGTCCTGGACGCTCGCTACTAGAGTCCCTTGGAATGACACTGTACAGAATGTCTGCTGAGGTTATTCATCAGGTCGAAGAGGCACTTGATGAAGATGAGAAGGAGATGCTTCTTTTTTTGTGCCGGGACGTTACTGCAGACGTGGCTCCACTGAACGTCAGGGACCTTCTGGATATTTTAAGGGAAAGAGGAGTGCTGTCTGCCATAGGCTTGGCTGAGCTGCTGTACAGAGTGAGGCGATTTGACTTGCTCAAGCGAATTTTGAAGACAGacaaaacagcagtggaggccCACCTGCTCAAGCACCCTCGCCTTGTTTCAGACTATAG GGTGCTGATGATGGAGATTGGTGAGGATTTGGATAAATCTGATGTGTCCTCATTAATTTTCCTCATGAGGGATTATATGGGCCGAGGCAAGATAGCCAAGGATAAG AGTTTCTTGGATCTTGTGATTGAATTAGAGAAACTAAGTCTGGTTGCTCCGGATCAATTGGATTTATTAGAAAAATGCCTAAAGAACATCCACAGAATAGACCTGAAGACAAAAATCCAGAAATACAAGCAGTCTG TTCAAGGAGCAGGAACAAGTTATACAAGTGCTTTTGAGGCATCTTTCCCAAAGTTGAGTCTTAAGGATCCTTCATATAACTTCAGG GATAGCTTCAGAGGAGAACTGTCATTTGAAAGCTGA